A region of Leclercia adecarboxylata DNA encodes the following proteins:
- a CDS encoding nucleobase:cation symporter-2 family protein has protein sequence MSEEKNGGLLYGLEQQIPPVPAIFSALQHVLAGLVGIITPPLIIGAALGLEQWLPYLISMSLLASGIGTFLQSNRLWGVGAGMICMQGTSFAFLGVAIAGGMWVKGQGGTPQDIMAMLFGVNFVAALVPCIVSRFIEPLKRIFTPIITGSVIALIGMSLIKVSIVNWSGGEHAKEFASMGNITLGAVTLGTIVLLSCMKNRWLRLSSVVTGIAVGCLAAALSGSFQLKPVGDVWFRLPQLFPFGFEFNGAIFLPIALVSLVCILEAVGDLTANSLISQQSIDDRAFRTRLKGGIMADGISCMVAAMLCAFPNTTFAQNNGVIQMTGVASRYVGRYIGGILILLGLFPPFGELLRQIPAPVLGGATMVMFGCVVAAGIRIVTQKPLTRRDMLIVGLAFGFGLGIEAVPEFLAHFPPVVENLFGSAATSGGLVAIILNLIIPEETSTAAAVKRSADDHAESL, from the coding sequence ATGTCAGAGGAAAAGAACGGTGGCTTACTGTACGGCCTTGAGCAGCAGATTCCGCCGGTTCCGGCTATTTTCAGCGCGCTACAGCATGTGCTTGCCGGGCTGGTGGGAATTATTACGCCGCCGCTGATTATCGGGGCTGCATTAGGGTTAGAGCAGTGGCTGCCTTATTTAATCAGCATGTCCCTGCTGGCATCGGGTATCGGCACCTTTTTACAATCTAACCGCCTGTGGGGCGTTGGCGCCGGCATGATCTGTATGCAGGGCACCAGCTTTGCTTTTCTCGGGGTGGCGATCGCAGGTGGCATGTGGGTAAAGGGGCAGGGGGGCACGCCGCAGGATATTATGGCTATGCTGTTTGGCGTCAATTTCGTTGCCGCACTGGTTCCCTGTATCGTCAGCCGCTTTATCGAACCCCTGAAGCGAATTTTTACCCCGATTATTACCGGTAGCGTTATTGCGCTGATTGGCATGAGCCTGATTAAGGTCAGCATCGTCAACTGGAGCGGCGGGGAGCATGCAAAAGAGTTCGCCAGTATGGGCAATATCACGCTCGGCGCCGTGACGCTGGGCACCATCGTCCTGCTCAGCTGCATGAAAAACCGCTGGCTGCGACTTTCGTCGGTGGTGACAGGCATCGCCGTCGGCTGCCTGGCGGCCGCCCTGAGCGGAAGTTTCCAGCTTAAGCCCGTTGGCGACGTCTGGTTCCGCCTGCCCCAGCTCTTCCCGTTTGGCTTTGAGTTTAACGGCGCGATCTTTTTGCCCATTGCGCTGGTATCGCTGGTCTGCATTCTGGAAGCCGTCGGCGATCTGACGGCCAACAGCCTGATTTCGCAGCAGTCCATCGACGATCGTGCCTTTCGTACGCGTCTGAAAGGCGGCATTATGGCGGACGGGATCAGCTGTATGGTGGCGGCGATGCTCTGCGCTTTTCCGAACACCACCTTTGCGCAGAACAACGGCGTGATCCAGATGACCGGCGTTGCCAGCCGCTACGTTGGCCGCTATATCGGTGGGATCCTGATTTTGTTGGGGTTGTTCCCACCCTTTGGCGAGCTCCTTCGTCAGATCCCGGCGCCGGTACTGGGCGGCGCGACCATGGTGATGTTTGGTTGCGTGGTCGCGGCGGGGATCCGCATCGTGACCCAGAAACCGCTGACCCGCCGCGATATGCTGATTGTCGGTCTGGCATTTGGCTTTGGGCTGGGTATCGAAGCCGTGCCTGAATTCCTGGCCCATTTCCCGCCGGTGGTTGAGAACCTGTTCGGCTCAGCGGCCACCAGCGGTGGTCTGGTCGCGATTATCCTCAATCTGATTATCCCGGAAGAGACATCAACCGCCGCGGCGGTAAAAAGGAGCGCTGATGATCACGCTGAATCACTTTAA
- the hpxO gene encoding FAD-dependent urate hydroxylase HpxO has protein sequence MKALVIGGGIGGLSAAVALKNAGIECEVFEAVKEIKPVGAAISIWPNGVKCMRHLGMGEIIDSYGGPMHFLAYKEHRRAETLTQFSLAPLVERTGGRPSPISRAELQREMLDFWGRDAVQFGKRVTRCEENADGVCIWFTDGSTAQGDFLIAADGSHSALRPYVLGYTPPRRYAGYVNWNGLVDIDETIAPGNQWTTFVGEGKRVSLMPVSGGRFYFFFDVPLPLGLPEDRSTLRADLSRYFSGWAPQVQKLIATLDPQTTNRIEIHDIEPFDKLVRGKVALLGDAGHSTTPDIGQGGCAAMEDAVVLGDLFRQSQDISQVLGQYETLRRDRVRDLVLKARKRCDVTHGKDRALTEAWYQELKAETGERIINGLCETIQGGPLG, from the coding sequence ATGAAAGCACTGGTGATTGGGGGCGGGATTGGCGGTCTGAGCGCGGCGGTGGCGCTAAAAAATGCGGGTATCGAGTGCGAGGTCTTTGAGGCCGTAAAAGAGATCAAACCGGTGGGCGCCGCCATCTCCATCTGGCCGAATGGCGTAAAATGCATGCGCCACCTGGGTATGGGCGAAATTATCGACAGCTACGGCGGCCCGATGCATTTTCTGGCCTATAAAGAACACCGCCGGGCAGAGACCCTCACGCAGTTCAGCCTTGCTCCGCTGGTGGAGCGCACCGGCGGACGTCCCAGCCCGATATCCCGTGCAGAATTGCAGCGCGAGATGCTCGACTTCTGGGGACGCGATGCCGTGCAGTTCGGTAAACGCGTGACCCGCTGCGAAGAGAATGCCGACGGCGTCTGCATCTGGTTCACCGATGGCTCAACGGCACAGGGGGATTTCCTGATTGCCGCCGACGGTAGCCATTCCGCGCTGCGCCCGTATGTGCTCGGCTACACTCCGCCGCGCCGCTACGCGGGCTACGTTAACTGGAATGGGCTGGTGGATATTGATGAAACCATCGCCCCCGGCAATCAATGGACCACGTTTGTCGGCGAGGGAAAACGCGTCTCGCTGATGCCGGTCTCCGGCGGCCGCTTTTACTTTTTCTTCGACGTTCCGCTGCCGCTGGGCCTCCCGGAAGATCGCAGTACCCTGCGCGCTGACCTTAGCCGCTACTTCAGCGGATGGGCGCCGCAGGTGCAAAAGCTGATCGCCACTCTCGACCCGCAGACCACAAACCGGATCGAGATCCATGATATCGAACCCTTCGATAAACTGGTGCGCGGGAAAGTAGCGCTGCTGGGGGATGCGGGGCACAGCACCACACCGGATATCGGCCAGGGCGGCTGCGCGGCAATGGAGGATGCGGTGGTGCTGGGGGATCTGTTCCGCCAGAGTCAGGACATTTCACAGGTGTTAGGCCAGTATGAAACGCTACGCCGGGACCGGGTCCGCGACCTGGTGCTGAAGGCGCGCAAACGGTGCGATGTCACCCACGGTAAAGACAGGGCGCTGACAGAGGCGTGGTATCAGGAGCTGAAGGCTGAGACCGGAGAGCGGATCATCAATGGCCTGTGTGAAACCATTCAGGGCGGGCCGTTGGGCTAA
- the hpxR gene encoding LysR family hpxDE operon transcriptional regulator HpxR, whose amino-acid sequence MSPFSRFAVYFTEVARSGSLRRAAEKLHISASAINRQILQAEEAFGTPLFERLPEGLRMTTAGELLYENLLRWQKEFQLTRQKFDELQGLKRGTVSVGMVQALAEGCFAAALAEIIGSWHWLELNLQVADSHTVSQRVRQADLDFGLILDPEGQAGLSVLAFAELEMGVVMRPDHPRAQAAMLSLGELSDERHIIAGAPLIVHERVSMLYRHYDFSPANSVRCNDIRLIKSLLLKGSGVTVLSRLDVLDEVKEGRLAFIPLRNKLLRPLTLALCTAPSRQLSRPAQMAIQKLTGVMEMMQAAP is encoded by the coding sequence ATGAGTCCATTTTCGCGTTTTGCTGTCTATTTTACCGAAGTGGCCCGCAGCGGTAGCCTGCGCCGGGCGGCGGAAAAACTGCATATTTCCGCCTCGGCGATTAACCGGCAAATTTTGCAGGCCGAGGAGGCGTTCGGTACGCCGCTGTTTGAGCGTCTGCCCGAAGGGCTGCGTATGACCACGGCTGGCGAGCTGCTGTATGAAAATCTGCTGCGCTGGCAAAAGGAGTTTCAGCTTACGCGGCAGAAATTTGATGAGCTTCAGGGGCTGAAGCGCGGCACCGTCAGCGTCGGCATGGTGCAGGCCCTGGCGGAAGGATGTTTTGCCGCCGCGCTGGCGGAGATTATTGGCAGCTGGCACTGGCTGGAGCTGAACCTGCAGGTGGCGGACAGCCATACCGTCAGCCAGCGGGTGCGGCAGGCGGATCTCGATTTTGGCCTGATCCTCGATCCCGAAGGCCAGGCCGGACTGAGCGTGCTGGCATTTGCCGAGCTGGAGATGGGGGTGGTGATGCGCCCGGATCATCCCCGGGCTCAGGCTGCGATGCTCTCACTGGGGGAATTAAGCGACGAGCGGCATATCATTGCCGGGGCACCGCTCATCGTGCATGAGCGGGTGTCGATGCTCTATCGCCATTATGATTTTTCCCCGGCAAATAGCGTGCGCTGCAACGACATCCGGCTGATTAAATCGCTGCTGTTGAAAGGCAGCGGCGTTACCGTCCTTAGCCGACTGGATGTTCTGGATGAGGTGAAGGAGGGGCGCCTGGCATTTATACCGCTGCGTAATAAGCTGCTGCGGCCGCTGACGCTGGCCCTGTGCACCGCACCCTCGCGCCAGCTTTCCCGCCCGGCGCAGATGGCTATCCAGAAGCTGACCGGGGTTATGGAGATGATGCAGGCTGCGCCCTAA
- the hpxD gene encoding molybdenum cofactor-independent xanthine hydroxylase subunit HpxD: MNRTQPTPPAHCTFEPDDWLRLAKCWHPVARACDIGPAPVKATLLDEQLVIYRIKGQVVVARDVCPHRGVPLTLGFHDEEGIVCPYHGLRFGEEGRCNRIPSSPDQPVPAKLHLTAFAVEERYGLIWTCLDFDPQDPVPLPVMPHWHDEGFQQINCPGFEVKGFAGRQVEGFLDVAHFAWIHTDTFADPDNQVVPTYSTQETPSGFSADYWSSVSNYPPSAGFRAPEGFQWLRHFEMHLPFTATLTIHFPGDDRLVIMNAASPVSSRITRMFAPIARNFDLHVPVEEVHAFNLRIFEEDRLMVETQRPERLPLDLTLEAHIPADRSSIAYRRGLKKMGFGDFFLV; this comes from the coding sequence ATGAACAGAACGCAACCCACGCCCCCCGCCCATTGCACCTTTGAGCCTGACGACTGGCTGCGTCTGGCGAAATGCTGGCACCCGGTCGCCCGCGCCTGCGATATCGGCCCGGCGCCAGTAAAAGCCACCCTGCTGGATGAGCAGCTGGTGATCTACCGCATTAAAGGCCAGGTGGTGGTAGCCCGCGATGTCTGTCCCCATCGCGGCGTACCGCTGACGCTCGGTTTTCACGATGAAGAGGGGATCGTCTGCCCCTATCACGGGCTGCGCTTCGGCGAAGAGGGCCGCTGCAATCGCATCCCCTCCAGTCCCGATCAGCCGGTTCCGGCTAAGCTTCATCTCACCGCATTTGCGGTGGAGGAGCGCTACGGCCTGATCTGGACCTGTCTGGACTTCGATCCGCAGGATCCTGTGCCGCTGCCGGTCATGCCGCACTGGCACGATGAGGGCTTTCAGCAAATCAACTGCCCGGGGTTTGAGGTCAAGGGTTTTGCCGGTCGTCAGGTCGAAGGGTTTCTTGATGTGGCCCACTTCGCGTGGATCCATACCGACACCTTTGCCGATCCGGATAATCAGGTCGTGCCGACCTACAGCACCCAGGAGACACCGTCAGGCTTCAGTGCCGATTACTGGAGTTCGGTGAGCAACTATCCCCCGAGCGCCGGTTTTCGGGCGCCGGAGGGTTTCCAGTGGCTACGCCATTTTGAAATGCATCTGCCCTTTACCGCCACCCTGACCATCCATTTCCCCGGCGATGATCGGCTGGTGATCATGAACGCCGCCTCGCCGGTCTCCTCGCGGATCACCCGCATGTTTGCGCCCATCGCGCGTAATTTCGATCTGCACGTGCCGGTGGAAGAGGTGCACGCCTTCAATCTGCGCATCTTTGAGGAGGATCGCCTGATGGTGGAGACGCAGCGTCCGGAAAGATTGCCGCTGGATTTAACCCTTGAGGCCCACATTCCCGCCGACCGCAGCTCCATCGCCTACCGCCGTGGTCTTAAGAAAATGGGTTTCGGCGACTTTTTCCTTGTCTGA
- a CDS encoding PDR/VanB family oxidoreductase, whose amino-acid sequence MSELLDVVVDGLWRQGSHSLAVRLVAENGLPLPVWQPGAHIDVHLPCGLIRQYSLTGAQREQDGYLICVALESGSRGGSRYIHQQLRPGQRLAISRPRNLFPLLSAERVMLLAAGIGITPLYAMALQLEAQGVPFTLHYYLKTRHHGAFVRELQQAFNIGSVVIHCSSEGSSARHHLSAALAESTSGTPIYLCGPAGFMAHARHAALEQGWPETLIHSEAFQPLATPADAQAGETFWVTLASSGERWPVPPHQTIAQVLQENGIDVPLSCEMGICGACLTPVLEGIIDHRDTVQSAAEKSASTQQIALCCSRSRSADLRLDM is encoded by the coding sequence ATGAGCGAACTACTCGATGTTGTTGTGGACGGCCTCTGGCGACAGGGGAGCCACAGCCTCGCCGTCAGGCTGGTGGCCGAAAACGGTTTGCCGCTCCCCGTCTGGCAGCCCGGCGCGCATATCGATGTGCATCTGCCCTGCGGGCTTATCCGCCAGTATTCCCTCACCGGAGCGCAGCGCGAGCAGGACGGGTATCTGATTTGCGTGGCGCTGGAGAGCGGATCCCGCGGCGGGTCCCGCTATATTCACCAGCAGTTGCGCCCCGGCCAGAGGCTGGCTATCTCCCGCCCGCGAAATCTGTTCCCTTTACTGTCGGCAGAACGGGTGATGCTGCTGGCGGCCGGGATTGGCATAACGCCGCTGTATGCCATGGCATTGCAGCTGGAGGCGCAGGGGGTGCCCTTTACCCTGCACTATTATCTGAAAACCCGTCATCACGGGGCCTTTGTCAGGGAGCTGCAGCAGGCGTTCAACATCGGGAGTGTAGTGATTCACTGTTCGAGTGAGGGGAGCAGCGCCCGCCATCACCTGTCCGCCGCGCTGGCAGAATCAACATCCGGGACCCCGATTTACCTTTGTGGACCCGCTGGCTTTATGGCGCATGCACGTCACGCCGCGCTGGAACAGGGCTGGCCGGAGACGCTGATCCACAGCGAAGCCTTCCAGCCCCTCGCAACGCCTGCCGACGCGCAGGCGGGAGAGACCTTCTGGGTGACCCTCGCGTCATCCGGTGAACGGTGGCCAGTGCCCCCGCATCAAACCATCGCCCAGGTCCTTCAGGAGAACGGCATCGACGTTCCCCTCTCCTGCGAGATGGGGATTTGCGGGGCCTGCCTGACCCCGGTGCTGGAGGGGATTATTGACCACCGCGACACCGTCCAGTCGGCGGCTGAAAAATCGGCCAGCACACAGCAGATTGCCCTTTGCTGCTCGCGCAGCCGGTCAGCGGATCTGCGTCTGGATATGTAA
- a CDS encoding zinc-binding alcohol dehydrogenase family protein — MKAIAITRSAPDNIAYLQDIEVPQPVATGHDLLIEVKAISVNPVDTKVRAGFSGDTPRVLGWDAVGVVAAVGEAVTLFAPGDEVWYAGALGRPGSNSEFQLVDERIVALKPKTLDNAAAAAMPLTAITAWEMLFDRLGVQEQGNEGDTLLIVGAAGGVGSILVQLARKLTKMTVVGTASRPESQKWVQEAGAHHVIDHSKPLSEALAAAGIKEVTHVASLNHTATHYAEIIKALAPQGKLALIDDPETLDARPLKAKSISLHWEFMFTRSMFETADMVAQHQLLTRVAGLIDDKIITTTLGEHYGAISAENLQKAHAQLETGRAVGKIVLEGF; from the coding sequence ATGAAAGCCATTGCCATTACCCGTTCCGCCCCTGACAACATCGCCTACCTGCAGGATATCGAAGTGCCGCAGCCGGTGGCGACAGGTCACGATCTGCTGATTGAAGTAAAAGCTATCTCCGTTAACCCGGTGGATACCAAGGTCCGCGCCGGGTTTAGCGGCGATACCCCACGGGTGCTCGGCTGGGATGCGGTAGGGGTTGTTGCCGCGGTGGGCGAAGCGGTGACGCTTTTCGCCCCGGGGGATGAAGTCTGGTACGCCGGGGCGCTGGGACGGCCGGGCAGCAACAGCGAGTTCCAGCTGGTGGACGAGCGTATTGTGGCCCTGAAGCCCAAAACCCTGGATAACGCTGCTGCCGCGGCGATGCCGTTAACCGCCATCACCGCGTGGGAAATGCTCTTCGATCGCCTGGGCGTTCAGGAGCAGGGTAACGAAGGCGATACCCTGCTGATCGTCGGTGCCGCAGGCGGGGTGGGTTCGATCCTGGTCCAGCTGGCGCGTAAGCTGACGAAAATGACCGTCGTAGGTACGGCGTCACGTCCCGAAAGCCAGAAATGGGTGCAGGAGGCGGGGGCGCATCATGTTATCGATCACAGCAAACCGCTGTCGGAAGCCCTCGCCGCCGCAGGAATCAAAGAGGTGACCCACGTCGCCAGCCTTAACCACACCGCGACGCACTACGCGGAGATCATTAAGGCCCTGGCACCGCAGGGGAAACTGGCGCTGATTGACGATCCCGAGACGCTGGACGCCCGCCCGCTGAAGGCAAAAAGCATCTCCCTGCACTGGGAGTTTATGTTCACCCGGTCTATGTTTGAGACCGCCGATATGGTTGCGCAGCACCAACTGCTGACCCGGGTTGCCGGGCTGATTGACGATAAAATTATCACCACGACGCTGGGTGAACACTACGGGGCGATTTCGGCGGAAAATCTGCAGAAAGCCCATGCTCAGTTAGAGACCGGGCGTGCGGTCGGGAAGATTGTGCTGGAAGGGTTCTGA
- a CDS encoding LysR family transcriptional regulator, translating to MFRLEDLLLFVRVSALSSFSDAAREAGVQPAQVSSAIKRLESSLGIRLFARSTRSLRLTPEGEAWLPYARQMLDAMYAGMQKIRAPEEEISGTLQIAVPSDLGRHLLLPVFQAFDQRYPALRLRIFFSDQVADVFKDPVDIAFRYGTPEDASYISLPVAPDNRRVLVASPEWVARHGEPSHPDELSRVNALTFVLRGRLHDRWTFFRDGETHSVSVSGTMMSDDAEVIRRLAVSGAGVAYKSRLDVAEDLRAGRLQILMKGYEGESVPLNMICPHRKQLSAGVRLLYEAVKACCEGQSAHDDVI from the coding sequence ATGTTTCGGCTTGAAGATTTGTTACTGTTCGTGCGGGTCTCGGCGCTGAGCAGCTTCAGCGATGCGGCGCGTGAAGCGGGCGTCCAGCCGGCGCAGGTCAGCTCCGCCATCAAACGGCTGGAGTCGTCTCTCGGCATCCGGCTCTTTGCGCGCTCCACCCGCAGCCTGCGCCTGACGCCGGAGGGCGAAGCCTGGCTTCCCTACGCGCGCCAGATGCTGGATGCGATGTACGCCGGAATGCAAAAAATACGCGCGCCCGAAGAGGAGATCTCCGGCACGCTGCAGATTGCCGTCCCGTCGGATCTGGGCCGCCATCTTCTGCTCCCGGTGTTTCAGGCGTTTGACCAGCGCTACCCGGCATTGCGGCTGCGCATCTTTTTCTCCGACCAGGTGGCCGACGTGTTTAAAGATCCGGTTGATATCGCCTTTCGCTACGGCACGCCGGAAGATGCATCGTACATTTCGCTCCCGGTCGCGCCGGATAACCGCCGCGTGCTGGTGGCCTCTCCGGAGTGGGTCGCCCGCCACGGTGAGCCCTCGCACCCCGATGAGTTAAGCCGGGTCAACGCCCTTACCTTTGTCCTGCGCGGTCGCCTTCACGATCGCTGGACCTTTTTCCGCGACGGCGAAACCCACAGCGTGAGCGTCAGCGGCACCATGATGAGCGATGATGCCGAGGTCATCCGTCGCCTGGCGGTCTCCGGGGCGGGCGTGGCCTATAAATCCAGGCTGGACGTCGCAGAAGATCTCCGCGCCGGTCGGCTGCAGATCTTGATGAAGGGGTATGAGGGGGAAAGCGTGCCGCTGAATATGATCTGTCCGCACCGCAAACAGCTGTCTGCGGGGGTCAGATTATTGTATGAGGCGGTTAAAGCGTGCTGTGAAGGTCAGTCAGCGCACGATGATGTAATTTGA
- the nanQ gene encoding N-acetylneuraminate anomerase: protein MILGDINRMQAAGLSAVFCQAIDQVLSAGLSQLAPGSYPLQGEEMWVNVMQFATQRAEEKRAELHRAYIDIQILLEGEEHIYFGLAGSARDCDEWHEEEDYQLCDRIEHQQSVTLKPGMFAIFMPGEPHKPGCFTTHPGTVKKAVIKLHHRALTDLHSTL from the coding sequence ATGATTTTGGGGGATATCAACCGCATGCAGGCTGCCGGTCTGTCGGCGGTGTTCTGTCAGGCGATCGACCAGGTGCTGAGCGCGGGGCTGTCGCAGCTGGCACCGGGCAGCTATCCGCTGCAGGGTGAAGAGATGTGGGTGAATGTGATGCAGTTTGCGACCCAGCGCGCAGAGGAAAAACGCGCGGAGCTGCACCGCGCGTATATCGATATTCAGATCCTGCTGGAGGGGGAAGAGCACATCTATTTCGGCCTGGCGGGAAGCGCCCGGGACTGTGATGAGTGGCACGAGGAGGAGGACTATCAGCTCTGCGACCGCATTGAACATCAGCAGTCCGTAACGTTGAAGCCGGGGATGTTTGCCATTTTTATGCCGGGCGAACCCCATAAGCCGGGCTGTTTTACCACTCACCCCGGGACGGTCAAAAAAGCGGTGATCAAATTACATCATCGTGCGCTGACTGACCTTCACAGCACGCTTTAA
- the nanK gene encoding N-acetylmannosamine kinase — MITLAMDIGGTKLAAALVDSELKIIERREIPTPASKTPDALEAAMSELVTPLYPRAQHFAVASTGIIQEGVLTSINPANLGGLSHFPLVKYLSALTGLPGVALNDAQAAALAEYQHMPHAVRDMVFITVSTGVGGGVVHNGKLVTGSGGLTGHCGHTLADPNGPRCGCGRIGCVEAIASGRGIAAAAEGELCGLDAKAIFAHAAEGHAQAVALIARSARTLARLIADLKALTDCQRVVIGGSIGLADGYLSQVQHYLAQEPGVYQTELCSARHRGDAGLLGAALWAKGAWQ; from the coding sequence ATGATTACGCTGGCGATGGATATCGGCGGGACCAAACTCGCCGCGGCGCTGGTGGACAGCGAGCTGAAGATTATTGAGCGCCGGGAGATCCCCACTCCCGCCAGCAAAACGCCGGATGCGCTGGAAGCGGCGATGAGTGAACTGGTGACGCCGCTTTACCCGCGGGCGCAGCACTTCGCTGTCGCCTCGACCGGGATTATTCAGGAGGGCGTGCTCACCTCGATTAACCCGGCAAACCTCGGCGGGCTGTCGCATTTCCCGCTGGTGAAATATCTGTCGGCTCTGACCGGGCTTCCCGGCGTAGCCCTGAACGATGCCCAGGCCGCGGCGCTGGCGGAGTATCAGCACATGCCGCACGCCGTCCGCGATATGGTGTTTATCACCGTGTCGACCGGCGTGGGGGGCGGGGTTGTCCATAACGGCAAACTGGTGACCGGCTCCGGCGGGCTGACCGGGCACTGCGGCCACACCCTGGCCGACCCGAACGGGCCGCGCTGCGGCTGCGGGCGGATCGGCTGCGTGGAAGCCATCGCCTCGGGCCGGGGCATCGCCGCGGCGGCAGAAGGAGAGCTTTGCGGGCTGGATGCGAAAGCCATTTTTGCCCATGCCGCAGAGGGGCATGCCCAGGCGGTGGCGCTGATTGCGCGCTCTGCCCGCACGCTGGCGCGGTTAATTGCCGATCTGAAAGCCCTGACCGACTGCCAGCGGGTGGTGATTGGCGGCAGTATTGGCCTCGCCGACGGCTATCTGTCGCAGGTGCAGCACTACCTGGCGCAGGAGCCAGGCGTTTATCAGACCGAACTCTGTTCAGCCCGCCATCGCGGCGACGCGGGGCTGCTGGGCGCGGCATTGTGGGCAAAAGGAGCGTGGCAATGA
- a CDS encoding N-acetylmannosamine-6-phosphate 2-epimerase, whose protein sequence is MSFLDELDANVKARGGLIVSCQPVPNSPLDKPEIVAAMALAAEQAGAVGLRIEGIENLRAVRAVVSVPVIGIVKRDLPDTPVRITPWLEDVDALAEAGASIIAFDGTQRPRPVPVEALLARIRHHQLIAMADCSSEQDGLYCRQLGVELIGTTLSGYTSDVTPVEPDLALVSTLSQAGCRVVAEGRYNSPELAAQAIEHGAWAVTVGSAITRLEHICQWYRDALQGATK, encoded by the coding sequence ATGTCGTTCCTTGATGAACTGGATGCAAACGTTAAGGCCCGGGGCGGGCTGATCGTCTCGTGTCAGCCGGTACCCAACAGCCCGCTGGATAAGCCGGAGATTGTGGCGGCGATGGCGCTGGCGGCAGAGCAGGCGGGTGCCGTGGGGCTGCGCATCGAAGGGATTGAAAACCTGCGGGCGGTACGCGCAGTGGTGAGCGTGCCGGTTATCGGCATCGTGAAGCGCGATCTGCCCGACACCCCGGTGCGCATTACGCCGTGGCTGGAGGATGTGGATGCGCTGGCCGAGGCGGGGGCCAGCATCATTGCCTTTGACGGTACGCAGCGCCCGCGCCCTGTACCGGTTGAGGCCCTGCTGGCGCGCATTCGCCACCATCAGCTGATCGCCATGGCAGACTGCTCCTCAGAGCAGGACGGGCTGTATTGCCGCCAGTTGGGGGTTGAGCTGATTGGCACTACGCTTTCGGGCTACACCTCAGACGTCACCCCCGTCGAGCCGGATCTGGCGCTGGTTTCTACCCTGAGTCAGGCCGGTTGCCGGGTGGTGGCCGAAGGGCGCTACAACTCACCGGAGCTGGCGGCGCAGGCCATTGAGCACGGGGCATGGGCCGTGACGGTCGGCTCTGCCATCACCCGGCTGGAGCATATCTGCCAGTGGTATCGCGATGCCCTGCAGGGAGCAACAAAATGA